Proteins encoded in a region of the Ornithodoros turicata isolate Travis chromosome 3, ASM3712646v1, whole genome shotgun sequence genome:
- the LOC135387748 gene encoding uncharacterized protein LOC135387748 yields MATLFGQIEPFDISNQDSWSCYVERFEQFLEANGITEAAKQRSVFLSLCGASTYSLSDIAQRMTDHFVPKPSEILRRYHFHKRDQKAGENIMDYIAEIRRLSEFCNFQDLDNMLRDRLVWGIQDQTAQKRLFAEPQLTLKSAMDLALAAEAASRNISELRASDENVLYAGGKNTRQEATFKSRQSGMTQRKCISCGENHDRETCRFRNVTCNFCQKKGHIESMFQGATFTQEGRPAVHF; encoded by the exons ATGGCAACGCTCTTTGGACAAATTGAGCCATTCGACATCAGCAACCAAGACTCGTGGTCATGCTACGTCGAACGTTTCGAGCAATTTCTGGAAGCCAACGGCATCACCGAAGCAGCAAAACAGAGGTCAGTGTTTCTCAGCCTGTGCGGCGCATCGACGTACTCCCTA AGCGACATTGCACAGCGCATGACAGATCACTTTGTCCCCAAGCCCTCGGAGATCCTTCGCAGGTACCATTTTCATAAACGGGATCAAAAAGCTGGAGAGAATATCATGGACTACATCGCTGAAATACGGCGTCTCAGCGAGTTTTGCAACTTCCAGGATCTGGATAATATGCTCAGAGACCGACTGGTTTGGGGAATCCAGGATCAAACGGCACAGAAACGACTATTTGCCGAGCCTCAACTGACGCTCAAGTCAGCGATGGACCTTGCATTGGCAGCAGAAGCAGCATCACGTAACATTTCAGAGCTACGGGCATCTGACGAAAACGTTCTTTATGCGGGCGGCAAGAACACCCGCCAAGAAGCCACATTCAAGTCCAGGCAAAGTGGAATGACTCAAAGAAAGTGCATCAGCTGCGGGGAGAACCATGACAGGGAGACTTGCAGGTTCCGCAATGTCACATGCAACTTCTGCCAGAAAAAAGGTCATATCGAGAGCATGTTTCAAGGAGCAACATTCACTCAGGAAGGACGACCAGCAGTCCACTTCTGA